In Janthinobacterium sp. B9-8, the genomic stretch CATACCCAATTATAAGCACCTCAATTAAGTAGTAAAACTACTTTTTTTACGGATTAAAACCACTTAAATCAGTCGATAAATAATTAGTCTATAAGCCAAGAAAAACCGACAATCTGGCTCTCATAAAAATACTGAAGCCATTATTTAAATACCATTGATTAACATCAATAAGCCTCAGAAATAAGCCCACGTTCGTCGGCAAGTCACAAACACTAATTCACTGTATTTAAAGGATTATTTTTTATTTAGTCCTTCGATGTAATTACTTCACCTTATGCCTGATCGATAACTGATAATAGAGAATCGCCCCTTTTAAAAAATCGACCACGAGTCTATCGGTTCATTTAGCAAACAAAATCCCGTACAATCTGAATCAGACAGACTTGATTTAAAACAATCCAGACTTTAAATCAATCGATTACAAATACACCAGAGCTAAAAAAAAAACCATATAACTTTTAAAACACACACAATAATCAAACAACAGGATTCCCACCATGAATAACGTTCGTCATGAAGAAGCCAAGCTTTCTGCGGCTCATCTGCAAAAAGCGTTTACTCATACCATCCCGGAAACAGCAGTGATTCTGGGCTCCGGTCTGGGCGACTTCACCAAAATCGTTAAGGTATTAGAAAGTATTTCTTACGGCGACATCCCACATTTCCCGCAATCTTCCGTAGCGGGCCATAAGGGCAAGCTGACCATTGCTGAAGTGGCAGACGGTAAAAACGTACTGATTATGGAAGGCCGCTTTCATTACTACGAAGGCTACACCCCACAAGAAGTCACTTTCCCGATCGCTGTGTTTAAAGAACTGGGCATCAAACAGCTTATCGTCAGCAATGCGGCAGGCGGTTGCAACCCTAGCTTTACCGCAGGTGACATCATGATCATCGACGATCATATCAACCTGACCGGCAATCACCCACTG encodes the following:
- a CDS encoding purine-nucleoside phosphorylase, encoding MNNVRHEEAKLSAAHLQKAFTHTIPETAVILGSGLGDFTKIVKVLESISYGDIPHFPQSSVAGHKGKLTIAEVADGKNVLIMEGRFHYYEGYTPQEVTFPIAVFKELGIKQLIVSNAAGGCNPSFTAGDIMIIDDHINLTGNHPLIGKNDDACGPRFLDQTAPYSPRLIALAESLAAESGVAPKKGTYVKMTGPTYETRAEIKMVQSYGADSVGMSTVYEVIMANYFGMEVLGISCITNMATGLAKTHHNHAAVVDVANSVSEKFSKWVKNIVVAL